In one window of Prevotella fusca JCM 17724 DNA:
- a CDS encoding M16 family metallopeptidase, translated as MTSYQTAVLGNGLRIIALPTSSPVVYCGYQINAGTANELPDEEGIAHFCEHVTFKGTARRTALDVINCLEQVGGDLNAFTTKTDTVYYSAILKDYLPRAIDLLTDIVFHSVYPQKEIDKEVEVICDEIESYNDSPAELIYDDFENLVFHGHPLGHNILGKADRIRKFTTEDALRFTHRHYRPENAVFFAYGDIDFDSLLRLLEKENGTKVTKVGEMDKPDATVLPALNGYEPQTVRADKHTHQAHVMIGNRAYCVHDRRRMALYLLNNILGGPGMSARLNLALRERCGLVYTVESSMVSYSSAGIWSIYFGCDADDMDECMRLVRAELDRFMSVPLTADELSVAKQQIKGQIGIACDNRENLALDFGKGFLHYGWKKDITALYRDIDAITADEVQAVACDLFPEERLTKLIYA; from the coding sequence ATGACAAGTTATCAAACAGCGGTCCTGGGTAATGGACTGCGCATCATAGCCCTTCCGACATCGTCACCAGTGGTTTATTGTGGCTACCAGATCAACGCCGGAACTGCCAATGAGCTACCTGATGAGGAAGGCATAGCCCATTTCTGCGAGCATGTCACCTTCAAGGGAACTGCCCGCCGCACGGCTCTGGATGTCATCAACTGCCTTGAACAGGTGGGAGGTGACCTCAATGCCTTCACCACCAAGACCGATACAGTTTACTACTCGGCTATCTTGAAGGACTATCTTCCACGGGCGATAGACCTTCTTACGGACATTGTTTTCCACAGTGTCTATCCGCAGAAGGAGATTGACAAGGAGGTTGAGGTTATCTGCGATGAGATAGAATCCTATAATGACAGTCCTGCAGAACTGATTTATGACGACTTTGAGAACCTTGTCTTTCATGGTCATCCGTTAGGACATAACATCCTTGGCAAGGCTGACCGCATCAGGAAGTTCACCACAGAGGATGCGCTCCGCTTCACCCACAGGCACTATCGCCCGGAGAATGCGGTGTTTTTTGCCTATGGTGATATTGATTTTGACAGTCTCCTCCGTCTCTTGGAAAAAGAAAACGGAACAAAGGTGACCAAGGTCGGCGAAATGGATAAGCCCGATGCGACAGTCCTGCCGGCATTGAACGGCTATGAGCCGCAGACAGTCAGGGCAGACAAGCATACCCATCAGGCACACGTGATGATTGGTAATCGTGCCTATTGTGTACACGATAGGCGGCGTATGGCACTCTATCTGTTGAACAATATCCTTGGTGGTCCGGGGATGAGTGCCCGTCTGAACCTCGCACTCCGTGAGCGTTGCGGTCTCGTCTACACGGTGGAAAGTTCCATGGTGAGCTATTCCTCGGCAGGAATATGGAGTATCTACTTCGGCTGTGATGCCGATGATATGGACGAATGTATGCGCCTTGTACGTGCGGAACTCGACCGTTTCATGTCCGTTCCGCTCACTGCTGACGAGCTGTCGGTTGCCAAGCAGCAGATAAAAGGGCAGATAGGCATAGCCTGCGACAACCGTGAGAACCTTGCACTTGACTTCGGCAAGGGCTTCCTTCACTATGGGTGGAAGAAGGACATCACGGCACTTTACCGTGACATTGACGCCATTACGGCAGACGAGGTGCAGGCTGTTGCATGCGACCTGTTCCCAGAGGAGAGGTTGACTAAGCTGATTTATGCCTGA